TGAATGGGGTGCAATTTGATGTAGCCGTACTCACTAATTTAACCAGAGATCATCTTGATTATCACGGTACGTTTGAAAATTATGCCTCTGCTAAAGAGAAGTTATTCAAATGGGATAGTTTGAAGCATGTGGTATTGAATAGTGATGATGATTTTGGTTTGCGGATTAAGCAAAAATGCAGTACAGCCTCAGTCAACATATTGACGTATGGTATCGATAGTGGTGAGGTGCGTGCGTCTGATATTCGTTTTGAAAACGCCGCTATGCAATTCAAGGTGACAACACCATATGGAGCGGCTGATGTAGAAGTTGATTTGGTTGGGCGATTTAACGTTTATAACGTGTTGGCGGTGTTGTCGACACTGCTAATCTCAGATGTGTGCTTACAAGATGCAATTCATGCGATTAAACAATTAAAAGTGCTACATGGTCGTATGCAGCAGTTTGGTGGTGGCAACATGCCATTGGTTGTTGTTGATTATGCGCATACGCCAGACTCTTTACAAAATGTGTTGATGACTTTAAGGGTGCAAGCCAAGCAACAATTGATTTGTGTGTTTGGTTGCGGCGGCAATCGGGATGCCGGCAAGCGCGAGATGATGGGTAAGGTGGCGAGTACGTTTGCTGACAAGGTGGTTGTGACCAGTGATAATCCGCGCCATGAAAGTCCAGATACCATTATTCAAGCCATCGTAAAGGGAGTAGAAGGTACTTGCGTTATTGAGGCTGATAGGGCGAAAGCAATTGCAATGGCGATAGGCAATGCACACAAAGAAGATATTGTGCTAATCGCTGGAAAAGGCCATGAAGCGTATCAGGAAGTAGCGGGGGTGCAATATCACTTTAGCGATGTGGAGCAAGTGGAACAAGCATTAAAGCACTATCAGGAAGGATCTGTATGATGATGTTGTCAGAAATTGCAGCCGCGCTCAATGCATCAATCAACGGTGTTGACGTTAACATAACAAGTGTTGGAACTGATAGTCGAGCTATTGTCAATCAGCAGCTATTTGTCGCCATCAAAGGTGAGCGCTTTGACGGAAACAATTTTGCAACAGAAGCCATTAAACTTGGTGCTGCTGCTGCGTTAATTTCTGATGAGCA
This region of Methylophilaceae bacterium genomic DNA includes:
- a CDS encoding UDP-N-acetylmuramoyl-L-alanyl-D-glutamate--2,6-diaminopimelate ligase, producing MTDYLRHVKASAITADSREVVPGALFLAYPGESTDGRSYIIDAINNGASAILWEAEGFIWDKHWQIENLPVTNLKQEAGKIAANFYAEPSSQLWMIGVTGTNGKTSVTQWLGQCFDVLNRQSAVIGTLGNGVLNQLTPTSNTTPDALLLQRLLAGYVEQKIDVVAMEVSSHGLSQGRVNGVQFDVAVLTNLTRDHLDYHGTFENYASAKEKLFKWDSLKHVVLNSDDDFGLRIKQKCSTASVNILTYGIDSGEVRASDIRFENAAMQFKVTTPYGAADVEVDLVGRFNVYNVLAVLSTLLISDVCLQDAIHAIKQLKVLHGRMQQFGGGNMPLVVVDYAHTPDSLQNVLMTLRVQAKQQLICVFGCGGNRDAGKREMMGKVASTFADKVVVTSDNPRHESPDTIIQAIVKGVEGTCVIEADRAKAIAMAIGNAHKEDIVLIAGKGHEAYQEVAGVQYHFSDVEQVEQALKHYQEGSV